The genomic DNA GCCGCCGCCGAATTCGCGGTGGCGTTCGGTGCGGCGCGCAAGGACCGGCTCGACATGGCCGTCAGCATCGCGCTCGGCAGCGCCTCGCAGATCGCGCTGTTCGTCGCACCCGCGCTGGTGCTGCTCAGCTATGTCGTGGGGCCGAAGCCGATGGACCTGCAGTTTTGGCCGGGCGCCGTCACCATGGTGATGATCGCGACGGTCACGTCGGCCTACATCACCGCCAGCGGCCGCTCGGCATGGTTCGTCGGCGCGCTGATGATCTTCATCTATGCGGTTTTCGCGCTGACGCTCTATGTGGTGCCGCCGGCGGGCCAGGGATGAAGGGCGTTCGTCTGTCCTGAGGGTCACCCCCCCCCGCCGGTCATGTCCATGGCTTCACGGCAGAACGGTCGTGACCACATAGACGACGACGGCGGCGCCGAGACAGCGTCGCCACGGATTCACGCCGCGAAAGATCTCGTCGGCGCCCCAGATGATCAGTCCGGCTTTCATGACGATCGTCAAAGCGACGCTGGATTTGCCTGCGGCAGGCCAGATCCAAAGCAGAACTCCCGCAACGATCACGATCCAGAGGACGAGATTCGGCCACTGCGCGATGGTGATGGCACCAGTTTCACGGCTTCTGAAGAACCACTCAAGAAATCGCCGCACGTTCCCGCGCAGGTCAGAGCTTAACCTCACCCTCTTCACCGCCCTTCCAATAAGTGATGCGGTTGGCTTTGACCTTGATCAGGACGAGGCCTGGCGTATCGATGCCGTCGTCGAACCAATCGTCGAGATCGCTAATCCAATGCTGTTGGAAAGCCGCCTTGTCGCGGATCAGCTCGGCGGTCCCTTCGACGGCGACGTAGATCCCGTTCGAAAACAGGCCCGCTTCCGACGAAAACCCGAGCGCGACTTTCGGATTGCGCTGGATGTCCGACACGGTCCGCGTTTGCTCATAAGCAAAGTAGTAGGACGTGCCG from Bradyrhizobium sp. CCBAU 53351 includes the following:
- a CDS encoding pyridoxamine 5'-phosphate oxidase family protein, translated to MPKTSLAEIAKDMAGIDIAILSTHTEIGEIANRPMSNNGDVAYDGTSYYFAYEQTRTVSDIQRNPKVALGFSSEAGLFSNGIYVAVEGTAELIRDKAAFQQHWISDLDDWFDDGIDTPGLVLIKVKANRITYWKGGEEGEVKL